In a genomic window of Lepisosteus oculatus isolate fLepOcu1 chromosome 5, fLepOcu1.hap2, whole genome shotgun sequence:
- the dyrk3 gene encoding dual specificity tyrosine-phosphorylation-regulated kinase 3 isoform X1: MMILSRKPDGPITAARHADGLYDSYMRTEEVGTEDADARPHSPSALPPLPKHTGGSKTTAKDHHVIGSRGGQMKVKQLYEDSYNRKPNSVAQHNGTHASSKPLPALSKERSVDSTSSAKSGDSMTRSSKPGPLSPEQALKQHRQQLTALEQQEIYNYPEIYFVGPNAKKRAAVAGGSNNGGFDDDQGGYIHVPHDHLAYRYEFLKVIGKGSFGQVAKVYDHKLHQHLALKMVRNEKRFHRQAAEEIRILEHLKKQDKTGSMNVVHMLENFTFRNHICMTFELLSMNLYELIKRNKFQGFSLPLVRKFAHSILQCLEALHRNKIIHCDLKPENILLKQQGRSGIKVIDFGSSCFEHQRVYTYIQSRFYRAPEVILGSRYGMPIDMWSFGCILAELLTGYPLFPGEDEADQLACMMELLGMPPQKLLEQAKRAKNFINSKGHPRYCTVTTHSNGTVVLNGSRSRRGKMRGPPGSKEWVTALKGCDDPTFIDFLKKCLDWDPSSRMTPSQAMRHPWLYKRLPKPISGEKTLAPKRIAEPSTSFPGIISKLPPAIGVANSKLRANMMGDSGGSIPLRTVLPKLVS; encoded by the exons ATGATGATTCTGAGCAGGAAGCCCGACGGCCCGATCACGGCAG CCCGGCACGCAGACGGCCTGTATGATTCGTACATGAGGACAGAAGAGGTGGGAACCGAAGACGCTGACGCGCGCCCCCACAGCCCCTCTGCCCTGCCCCCCCTGCCCAAACACACT GGCGGAAGCAAGACTACGGCGAAGGACCATCATGTGATCGGGAGCCGGGGAGGTCAGATGAAGGTGAAGCAGCTGTACGAGGACTCGTACAACAGGAAGCCCAACAGTGTGGCGCAGCACAATGGCACCCACGCCTCCAGCAAGCCTTTGCCGGCTCTGTCCAAAGAGAGGAGCGTTGACAGCACCAGCTCGGCCAAGTCTGGGGACAGCATGACCAGATCCTCCAAGCCGGGGCCCCTGTCCCCAGAGCAGGCTCTGAAGCAGCACCGGCAGCAGCTCACCGCCCTGGAGCAGCAAGAGATCTACAACTACCCTGAGATCTACTTTGTGGGACCAAACGCCAAGAAGAGAGCCGCGGTGGCGGGGGGCTCCAACAACGGGGGCTTCGATGACGACCAGGGCGGGTACATCCACGTGCCGCACGACCACCTGGCCTACCGCTATGAGTTCCTCAAGGTCATCGGCAAGGGCAGCTTCGGGCAAGTGGCCAAAGTCTATGACCACAAGCTGCACCAGCACCTGGCCCTGAAGATGGTGAGGAACGAGAAGCGGTTCCACCGGCAGGCCGCCGAGGAGATCCGAATCctggagcacctgaagaagCAGGACAAGACGGGCAGCATGAACGTGGTCCACATGCTGGAGAACTTCACCTTCCGCAACCACATCTGCATGACCTTCGAGCTGCTGAGCATGAACCTCTATGAGCTGATCAAGAGGAACAAGTTCCAAGGCTTTAGCCTTCCTCTGGTACGCAAGTTCGCCCATTCGATTCTGCAGTGCTTGGAGGCCTTGCACCGCAACAAGATCATCCACTGCGACCTCAAGCCCGAGAACATCCTCCTTAAACAGCAAGGGCGCAGTGGCATCAAGGTCATTGACTTTGGGTCCAGCTGCTTTGAGCACCAGCGGGTTTATACTTACATCCAGTCCCGCTTCTACCGGGCCCCAGAGGTCATCCTGGGTTCCCGCTATGGGATGCCCATAGACATGTGGAGCTTCGGCTGCATCCTGGCTGAGCTCCTGACAGGCTACCCTCTGTTTCCCGGGGAGGATGAGGCCGACCAGCTGGCTTGCATGATGGAGCTCCTTGGTATGCCTCCCCAGAAGCTGCTGGAGCAGGCTAAGCGGGCCAAGAACTTCATCAACTCCAAGGGCCACCCGCGCTACTGTACCGTCACCACCCACAGCAACGGCACTGTGGTGCTCAATGGCAGCCGCTCCCGCCGGGGCAAGATGAGGGGCCCCCCGGGGAGTAAAGAGTGGGTGACGGCCCTCAAGGGCTGCGACGACCCCACTTTCATCGACTTCCTGAAGAAGtgcctggactgggacccttcCAGCCGCATGACGCCATCCCAGGCCATGAGACATCCCTGGCTTTACAAACGCTTGCCCAAACCCATCAGCGGGGAGAAGACTTTAGCTCCCAAGCGGATTGCCGAACCCAGCACCTCTTTCCCTGGCATTATTTCCAAGCTGCCTCCTGCAATCGGGGTGGCCAACAGCAAACTGAGGGCCAACATGATGGGGGACTCTGGTGGGAGTATACCTCTACGTACTGTGCTCCCCAAACTCGTCTCTTAG
- the eif2d gene encoding eukaryotic translation initiation factor 2D, which produces MFAKAFRVKSNTVIKGSDRRKLKADLSSAFPALSAVQLSELVPSKEELNMVKIYAHRGDAMTLYVLHKNPIFFELEKQLYPTVYTLWHYPDLLPAFTTWPAVLQKLAGGADLMLPGVVVPPCGLPEVQQGERCAINLVRNRAPVAVGTATMPSAEMQRAGMKGKGVAVLHAYMDQLWGFGDRSGPPSIPPLVPEPPGSEEEEAGSQGEEEEEEGVPCASRDEDPGADTPCQALRDLQLSGGQDGEAEGDTSECPEDGQEEADSRSPQEQMDALLLQCFLHALKSKVKKSELPLLASSFLRNHMFSCCPGGKQLDLKKSSYKKLSRFLQCMQQEHGLIQVKELSKGVDSIVDVDWSHSELRSFAVPTDREAEDCPQESCGDASPARSYRPPEISTLYGVSARMEPLFKDTQHRKGAALSAGDVRAIITDYVKRNELVDENNKNYVTVNPTLCDCLLDKSEYQLVDKLKWDSLFARCLERMQPCHQLLFPGQQPIVKKGHIEPIDITVASRGSNKKVTLIKNLEAYGLDPHDVATQLQHWVQASSGINPLPGSKDKVQVQIQGNQIARVGKLLLEDYKIPRKFIQGLDKVPKPSKKK; this is translated from the exons atgtttgctAAGGCTTTCCGAGTAAAATCCAACACTGTAATCAAGGGATCTGACAG GAGAAAATTAAAGGCAGACCTGTCCAGCGCCTTCCCAGCTCTGTCTGCTGTGCAGCTGTCTGAACTGGTCCCCAGCAAAGAGGAGCTCAACATGGTGAAGATCTATGCACATCGAGGGGATGCCATGACTCTGTATGTCTTGCACAAAAACCCCATATTCTTTGAGCTGGAGAAACAGCTTTACCCTACAG TGTACACCCTGTGGCACTACCCCGATCTCCTGCCTGCTTTCACTACATGGCCAGCAGTGCTCCAGAAACTGGCAGGCGGAGCAG ATCTGATGCTGCCGGGGGTTGTGGTGCCCCCTTGTGGTCTCCCGGAGGTGCAGCAGGGGGAGCGATGCGCTATCAACCTGGTGAGGAACAG AGCGCCAGTAGCCGTGGGCACGGCCACCATGCCCAGTGCGGAGATGCAGCGCGCAGGGATGAAGGGGAAGGGGGTGGCGGTCCTGCACGCCTACATGGACCAGCTGTG GGGTTTTGGCGACAGGTCCGGCCCGCCATCCATCCCCCCACTGGTCCCAGAGCCCCCCGggagtgaggaggaggaggcagggagccagggggaggaggaggaggaagagggggtGCCTTGTGCCAGCAGGGACGAGGACCCGGGTGCGGACACGCCGTGCCAGGCTCTGCGAGACCTGCAGCTCTCCGGGGGCCAGGATGGGGAGGCAGAGGGCGACACAAGCGAGTGCCCAGAAGACGGGCAGGAGGAGGCGGACAGCAGGTCTCCCCAAG AGCAAATGGACGCCTTGCTGCTGCAGTGTTTCCTTCACGCTCTGAAAAGCAAAGTGAAGAAGtctgagctccccctgctggccagctCCTTCCTTCGCAATCACATGTTCTCCTGCTG CCCAGGTGGGAAGCAGCTAGACCTGAAGAAGTCCAGCTACAAAAAG CTGTCCAGGTTTCTGCAGTGCATGCAGCAGGAGCACGGGCTGATCCAGGTGAAAGAGCTCAGTAAAGGTGTTGACAGCATTGTGGATGTGGACTGGTCGCACTCAGA GCTGCGCTCTTTCGCTGTGCCCACAGACCGTGAAGCAGAGGACTGTCCCCAGGAGAGCTGTGGGGACGCCAGCCCAGCCAGGTCATACCGACCCCCAGAGATCAGCACTCTGTACGGCGTCTCTGCCAGGATGGAGCCTCTCTTCAAAGACACCCAACACAG AAAGGGGGCAGCGCTGTCCGCGGGGGACGTAAGAGCCATCATCACGGACTACGTGAAGAGAAATGAGCTGGTGGACGAGAACAACAAGAA CTACGTCACAGTAAATCCTACCCTCTGCGACTGCCTGCTGGACAAATCGGAGTACCAGTTGGTTGACAAACTAAAATGGGATAGCCTTTTTGCCAG GTGCCTGGAGAGGATGCAGCCGTGCCACCAGCTGCTGTTCCCAGGACAGCAGCCCATTGTGAAGAAGGGCCACATCGAGCCCATTGACATCACAGTGGCCTCCAGGGGCTCCAATAAGAAG GTGACCCTGATCAAGAACCTGGAGGCGTACGGCCTGGACCCCCACGACGTGGCCACCCAGCTGCAGCACTGGGTCCAGGCCAGCTCCGGCATCAATCCGCTTCCGGGCTCAAAGGACAAAGTGCAGGTCCAGATCCAGGGGAACCAGATCGCTCGGGTCGGAAAGCTGCTGTTAG AGGACTACAAGATCCCACGCAAGTTTATCCAGGGGCTTGATAAAGTCCCCAAGCCCAGCAAGAAGAAATGA
- the dyrk3 gene encoding dual specificity tyrosine-phosphorylation-regulated kinase 3 isoform X2, producing the protein MRTEEVGTEDADARPHSPSALPPLPKHTGGSKTTAKDHHVIGSRGGQMKVKQLYEDSYNRKPNSVAQHNGTHASSKPLPALSKERSVDSTSSAKSGDSMTRSSKPGPLSPEQALKQHRQQLTALEQQEIYNYPEIYFVGPNAKKRAAVAGGSNNGGFDDDQGGYIHVPHDHLAYRYEFLKVIGKGSFGQVAKVYDHKLHQHLALKMVRNEKRFHRQAAEEIRILEHLKKQDKTGSMNVVHMLENFTFRNHICMTFELLSMNLYELIKRNKFQGFSLPLVRKFAHSILQCLEALHRNKIIHCDLKPENILLKQQGRSGIKVIDFGSSCFEHQRVYTYIQSRFYRAPEVILGSRYGMPIDMWSFGCILAELLTGYPLFPGEDEADQLACMMELLGMPPQKLLEQAKRAKNFINSKGHPRYCTVTTHSNGTVVLNGSRSRRGKMRGPPGSKEWVTALKGCDDPTFIDFLKKCLDWDPSSRMTPSQAMRHPWLYKRLPKPISGEKTLAPKRIAEPSTSFPGIISKLPPAIGVANSKLRANMMGDSGGSIPLRTVLPKLVS; encoded by the exons ATGAGGACAGAAGAGGTGGGAACCGAAGACGCTGACGCGCGCCCCCACAGCCCCTCTGCCCTGCCCCCCCTGCCCAAACACACT GGCGGAAGCAAGACTACGGCGAAGGACCATCATGTGATCGGGAGCCGGGGAGGTCAGATGAAGGTGAAGCAGCTGTACGAGGACTCGTACAACAGGAAGCCCAACAGTGTGGCGCAGCACAATGGCACCCACGCCTCCAGCAAGCCTTTGCCGGCTCTGTCCAAAGAGAGGAGCGTTGACAGCACCAGCTCGGCCAAGTCTGGGGACAGCATGACCAGATCCTCCAAGCCGGGGCCCCTGTCCCCAGAGCAGGCTCTGAAGCAGCACCGGCAGCAGCTCACCGCCCTGGAGCAGCAAGAGATCTACAACTACCCTGAGATCTACTTTGTGGGACCAAACGCCAAGAAGAGAGCCGCGGTGGCGGGGGGCTCCAACAACGGGGGCTTCGATGACGACCAGGGCGGGTACATCCACGTGCCGCACGACCACCTGGCCTACCGCTATGAGTTCCTCAAGGTCATCGGCAAGGGCAGCTTCGGGCAAGTGGCCAAAGTCTATGACCACAAGCTGCACCAGCACCTGGCCCTGAAGATGGTGAGGAACGAGAAGCGGTTCCACCGGCAGGCCGCCGAGGAGATCCGAATCctggagcacctgaagaagCAGGACAAGACGGGCAGCATGAACGTGGTCCACATGCTGGAGAACTTCACCTTCCGCAACCACATCTGCATGACCTTCGAGCTGCTGAGCATGAACCTCTATGAGCTGATCAAGAGGAACAAGTTCCAAGGCTTTAGCCTTCCTCTGGTACGCAAGTTCGCCCATTCGATTCTGCAGTGCTTGGAGGCCTTGCACCGCAACAAGATCATCCACTGCGACCTCAAGCCCGAGAACATCCTCCTTAAACAGCAAGGGCGCAGTGGCATCAAGGTCATTGACTTTGGGTCCAGCTGCTTTGAGCACCAGCGGGTTTATACTTACATCCAGTCCCGCTTCTACCGGGCCCCAGAGGTCATCCTGGGTTCCCGCTATGGGATGCCCATAGACATGTGGAGCTTCGGCTGCATCCTGGCTGAGCTCCTGACAGGCTACCCTCTGTTTCCCGGGGAGGATGAGGCCGACCAGCTGGCTTGCATGATGGAGCTCCTTGGTATGCCTCCCCAGAAGCTGCTGGAGCAGGCTAAGCGGGCCAAGAACTTCATCAACTCCAAGGGCCACCCGCGCTACTGTACCGTCACCACCCACAGCAACGGCACTGTGGTGCTCAATGGCAGCCGCTCCCGCCGGGGCAAGATGAGGGGCCCCCCGGGGAGTAAAGAGTGGGTGACGGCCCTCAAGGGCTGCGACGACCCCACTTTCATCGACTTCCTGAAGAAGtgcctggactgggacccttcCAGCCGCATGACGCCATCCCAGGCCATGAGACATCCCTGGCTTTACAAACGCTTGCCCAAACCCATCAGCGGGGAGAAGACTTTAGCTCCCAAGCGGATTGCCGAACCCAGCACCTCTTTCCCTGGCATTATTTCCAAGCTGCCTCCTGCAATCGGGGTGGCCAACAGCAAACTGAGGGCCAACATGATGGGGGACTCTGGTGGGAGTATACCTCTACGTACTGTGCTCCCCAAACTCGTCTCTTAG